Proteins encoded together in one Ammoniphilus sp. CFH 90114 window:
- a CDS encoding helix-turn-helix domain-containing protein — MKVLIVDDEKHVREAIKLLVPWEEYDITSILEAQNVEAAKELIQKENPEILFLDMMIAGETGSELLQWTYEQSMGCKVIIVSGFNDFHFVRNAMRYNGVDYILKPIDEQQIIQALEKAIEQWKDDEFRRQEHQSKNKRMDQIEPLYWDKVLSDFIQEPVKHLSMIQELNPSLDHTACRVQISLLSLQMIHSEIYKSMLSNKDLLYVSISKVCNGYLNRYGCGYAFRNWAVENEVVLLVWDQFDRMKFLLEEINQAIYHEVGSRFFFAMGSVQSTLSGVDLSYQKARKVLKEKINLKKPGGFIFEESQASLAESDTLYLNQYEEKLLFAMKNKDAHILTSVTERLTNEVRSLPSITLSHIDIWQNELEILKLKHFKRYALNQVDLKMSYLKMNDKGELLMEDWLGELRKSLLNLHQTISHSSKERLNVIGEIAKYIDKHYHEDLTLQCIAEQFYLSREHISRKFKLEFGSNLFDYLISVRIEKAKALLTDPGLRVSDISKMVGYEDEKYFSKVFKKVTGYSPSQYRNHLIQPTY, encoded by the coding sequence ATGAAAGTGTTGATCGTGGATGATGAAAAGCACGTTCGAGAGGCCATCAAGCTATTGGTTCCCTGGGAAGAGTATGACATAACAAGCATACTGGAAGCACAGAATGTAGAAGCGGCGAAAGAGCTGATCCAAAAAGAAAATCCTGAAATTCTGTTCTTGGACATGATGATAGCGGGGGAAACAGGTAGTGAATTATTACAATGGACCTATGAGCAATCGATGGGCTGTAAAGTCATTATTGTAAGTGGATTTAATGATTTTCATTTTGTTAGAAATGCCATGAGATACAATGGGGTGGATTATATCCTCAAGCCGATCGATGAGCAACAGATTATTCAAGCCTTGGAAAAAGCCATAGAACAGTGGAAGGATGATGAATTCCGAAGACAAGAACATCAATCAAAAAACAAACGAATGGATCAAATTGAACCCTTGTATTGGGACAAAGTCTTATCTGACTTTATTCAGGAACCTGTGAAGCATCTCTCGATGATTCAAGAACTGAATCCTAGTCTCGACCATACGGCATGCCGTGTTCAGATCTCCTTGTTAAGCCTGCAGATGATTCATTCCGAGATTTACAAATCGATGCTGTCGAATAAGGATTTACTCTATGTTTCTATTAGTAAGGTTTGTAACGGATATCTGAACCGATATGGTTGTGGTTATGCTTTTCGTAATTGGGCTGTGGAAAACGAAGTCGTTCTCCTGGTCTGGGATCAATTCGACCGGATGAAGTTTCTACTAGAGGAAATCAATCAAGCGATATACCATGAAGTGGGTTCACGTTTTTTCTTCGCTATGGGGAGTGTTCAATCCACTCTGTCGGGGGTGGACTTGTCTTACCAAAAGGCAAGAAAAGTGCTAAAAGAAAAAATTAATTTGAAAAAACCAGGGGGCTTTATCTTTGAAGAATCACAGGCTTCCTTAGCTGAGAGTGATACCCTCTACCTAAATCAGTATGAAGAGAAGCTTCTTTTTGCGATGAAAAATAAGGATGCCCATATCCTTACCTCTGTAACCGAGCGATTAACGAATGAAGTGCGGAGTTTGCCATCCATCACCCTGAGTCATATTGATATTTGGCAAAATGAGTTAGAGATATTGAAGCTTAAGCATTTTAAGCGTTATGCGCTAAATCAAGTGGATCTTAAAATGTCTTATCTGAAGATGAATGATAAAGGGGAATTATTAATGGAGGACTGGTTAGGAGAACTTAGAAAATCTTTGTTGAACCTACACCAAACGATATCCCATAGTTCAAAGGAAAGGTTAAACGTCATAGGGGAGATCGCTAAATACATTGATAAACATTACCATGAAGACCTGACCTTGCAATGTATTGCCGAGCAATTTTATTTAAGCAGGGAGCATATTTCCAGAAAATTTAAACTGGAGTTTGGTTCTAATCTGTTTGATTACCTGATTTCCGTGCGGATAGAAAAAGCGAAAGCCTTACTTACCGATCCCGGTCTTAGAGTGTCAGATATTTCAAAAATGGTGGGGTATGAAGATGAAAAATATTTTAGCAAGGTTTTCAAAAAGGTGACGGGGTATTCACCTTCACAATACCGAAATCACTTGATCCAGCCGACTTATTAA